In the genome of Myxococcus stipitatus, one region contains:
- a CDS encoding Hsp70 family protein, translated as MQRPATTQASTEATPPASQVPAPPHAPATSPPSSEPTEPASPPTDTDSARNRRRAILDVSVASPSPSIPEVVLGIDLGTSHARVAVFHEGTAQLIPLPGTDETELPALVAVDGQDELLVGAAAQVESLRAPRRAAPGLMRLLGLRARSPRLRNLAPQLPFPVAADPSGDAAVELGGRLVAPTLFTALLLRELKHAATTFVGRKATRAVICAPTHFTDRQRAALRDAATMAGLDAQRILTAPAAAALAHGHGRGMARKRVLVVDLGGGGLGVCVVQVTGDDLEVITTGGDPLVGGLDFDARIAEALASDLAEQGIPRPTHSLDWGPLRTAAESAKVALSERQQADITLSSGGTVPPLSRERLEALTADLAQRVTSVVREVLDSNALSPQGLDAVLLVGGQGRTPLVRRRLEESLGVPVRDDVDARGAAALGAALLGHGLLLAESGKPAASVSEVLTAPIGVAERGGTLRRVLERTTRLPAGKTLVLPATPGPLELALFQGTSPLAGENEYLGRLSLNVERAGEVELHFALSADGTLSLEATLPGVRRQPVSLSLEDLDDAAREALVARSPLQGEPEARPSGLLSGLKKLFGRR; from the coding sequence GTGCAGCGCCCCGCAACAACCCAAGCATCCACCGAAGCCACCCCACCTGCATCGCAGGTCCCCGCGCCGCCTCACGCACCCGCGACCTCGCCCCCCTCCTCCGAGCCCACCGAGCCCGCGAGTCCTCCCACCGACACGGACTCCGCACGGAACCGTCGACGCGCCATCCTCGACGTCTCCGTCGCCTCACCGTCTCCCTCCATTCCCGAAGTGGTGCTGGGCATCGACCTGGGCACCTCCCACGCCCGCGTCGCCGTCTTCCACGAAGGCACGGCCCAGCTCATCCCGCTCCCCGGCACGGACGAGACCGAGCTGCCCGCCCTCGTCGCGGTCGACGGCCAGGACGAGCTGCTCGTCGGCGCGGCCGCCCAGGTCGAATCCCTGCGCGCCCCTCGCCGCGCGGCCCCGGGCCTCATGCGGCTGCTCGGCCTTCGCGCACGCTCCCCTCGCCTGCGCAACCTCGCCCCTCAGCTCCCCTTCCCCGTCGCCGCCGACCCCAGCGGCGATGCCGCCGTGGAGCTCGGCGGCCGGCTCGTCGCCCCCACCCTCTTCACCGCCCTCCTCCTCCGCGAGCTGAAGCACGCCGCCACCACGTTCGTCGGCCGCAAGGCCACGCGCGCCGTCATCTGCGCCCCCACCCACTTCACCGACCGGCAACGCGCCGCCCTGCGTGACGCGGCCACCATGGCTGGACTCGACGCCCAGCGCATCCTCACCGCCCCCGCCGCCGCCGCCCTCGCGCATGGCCACGGCCGCGGCATGGCTCGCAAGCGTGTCCTCGTCGTGGACCTCGGCGGTGGCGGGCTCGGCGTGTGCGTGGTGCAGGTGACTGGCGACGACCTCGAGGTCATCACCACCGGCGGAGACCCTCTGGTCGGCGGCCTCGACTTCGATGCCCGCATCGCCGAGGCCCTCGCCAGCGACCTCGCGGAACAAGGCATCCCCCGCCCCACCCACTCCCTCGACTGGGGCCCGCTGCGCACCGCCGCCGAGTCCGCCAAGGTGGCCCTCTCCGAGCGCCAGCAAGCCGACATCACCCTGTCCTCGGGCGGCACCGTGCCCCCGTTGAGCCGCGAGCGACTCGAAGCCCTCACCGCGGACCTCGCCCAACGCGTGACGTCCGTCGTGCGCGAGGTCCTCGACTCCAACGCACTCTCCCCCCAGGGCCTCGACGCCGTGCTCCTCGTGGGCGGCCAGGGACGAACCCCGCTCGTCCGCCGCCGCCTGGAAGAGAGCCTCGGAGTCCCTGTCCGCGACGACGTCGACGCCCGAGGCGCCGCGGCCCTCGGTGCGGCCCTGCTCGGCCATGGCCTCCTCCTCGCCGAGAGCGGCAAGCCCGCGGCCTCCGTCTCCGAGGTCCTCACCGCCCCCATCGGCGTCGCCGAGCGCGGAGGCACCCTGCGCCGGGTCCTCGAGCGCACCACCCGCCTGCCCGCGGGAAAGACGCTCGTCCTCCCCGCCACCCCGGGCCCGCTGGAGCTCGCCCTCTTCCAGGGAACCTCCCCGCTCGCCGGGGAGAACGAGTACCTGGGACGACTCTCCCTCAACGTGGAGCGCGCGGGCGAAGTCGAGCTGCACTTCGCGCTCTCCGCCGACGGCACCCTGTCCCTGGAAGCCACCCTGCCCGGCGTCCGCCGCCAGCCCGTCT